The Leishmania mexicana MHOM/GT/2001/U1103 complete genome, chromosome 32 genomic interval GGCTCCACGGCCCCTGCTGCTTACGTACGCGTCGAGTCCTGGGGCGAATACCCGCCCTCGAAGCCCAAGATGATGACGCCGAGGATCGCCGCGGCCATCACGAAGGAGTGCGGCATCCCGGCTGAGCGTATCTACGTGTTCTACTACAGCACGAAGCACTGCGGCTGGAACGGCACTAACTTTTGAGCGGGCCCCGTGCCGTGGGCCGGCTGCCCGGGAAGGGGCGACGCCAGGCTTCCCTACGTATTTCTTTTCCAACCCAGAGTTtagcaaacaaaaaaaaaacagctCCTTTGCGCCTCTTATCCGAGGCGCCAAAACGAAGGAAAGGGGTGGTCGCGCAGGGGTAGCTCACCGCGTATTGGGCAGGTGCGTTTTCGGTGCCCCGTTCCTTTTTCCACTTTCTCCTATCCTCCGTTTGCTTCGCGCCTGGGGGCCGTGGGGGCTTTGTTTTCCCCTGGGCTGGGTGCAGTTGGAGAGGGGGCCGTCCCTGCTTCCCGGGGGTGTCTGGCGGGCTGTCTAGGGGGGCCGGGGTGGCGCGCCGCCAGGGCGTGGGGCACAGGGGCCGGCCCAGCGTTTTTTCGACCGCGGGGGAAGCGCCGGCCGGCCGCCCCCCTACCGAAGCGCCCTTCGGTTTTTTGGTGccaggagcagcgccgccgccaccgccgggcTGGCTAACATGGCGTTAATGTCCTTTGTCTTTCCACTCTTGGCTGCCGCGTGTGTctcgacgccggcggcgatAGTGGAGAGGT includes:
- a CDS encoding macrophage migration inhibitory factor-like protein; amino-acid sequence: MPFVQTIVSVSLDDQKRANLSTAYRMICREELGKPEDFVMTAFSDATPITFQGSTAPAAYVRVESWGEYPPSKPKMMTPRIAAAITKECGIPAERIYVFYYSTKHCGWNGTNF